One part of the Pseudomonas sp. MYb118 genome encodes these proteins:
- a CDS encoding fatty acid desaturase produces MEGTSASPQRHNAAQRSAHIREVVLAKGVELRQRYPILNHQDALGAGILAFALAGMIGSAALYLSGYMAWWACLLLNAFFASLTHELEHDLIHSMYFRKQRVPHNLMMGLVWLARPSTINPWIRRQLHLNHHKMSGTEADMEERAITNGEPWGIARLLMVGDNVMSAFIRMLRARTWAHKLSILKRVFKVYAPLALLHWGAWYVFLGFHAANGVATLLGTSVQWSADTLAVMQVIDIAVVVIIGPNVLRTFCLHFVSSNMHYYGDVEPGNVIQQTQVLNPWWLWPMQAFCFNFGSSHGIHHFVVKEPFYIRQMTVPVAHKVMREMGVRFNDFGTFARANRFVRKETAATEEARTAQA; encoded by the coding sequence ATGGAAGGTACTTCTGCAAGTCCCCAGCGACACAATGCAGCCCAGCGTTCGGCGCACATTCGTGAAGTGGTGCTGGCCAAGGGCGTGGAACTGCGCCAGCGCTACCCGATTCTCAACCATCAGGACGCCTTGGGCGCCGGCATCCTGGCCTTTGCGCTGGCAGGCATGATTGGCTCGGCAGCGCTCTATCTCAGTGGTTACATGGCCTGGTGGGCGTGCCTTCTGCTCAATGCTTTTTTCGCTTCGCTGACCCATGAGCTGGAACACGACCTGATCCACAGCATGTACTTTCGCAAGCAGCGCGTGCCGCACAACCTGATGATGGGCCTGGTGTGGCTGGCGCGCCCGAGCACGATCAACCCGTGGATCCGTCGCCAACTGCACCTCAACCACCACAAAATGTCCGGCACCGAAGCCGACATGGAAGAGCGGGCGATCACCAATGGCGAGCCCTGGGGCATCGCGCGTTTGTTGATGGTCGGCGACAACGTGATGTCGGCCTTCATCCGCATGCTGCGAGCCAGGACCTGGGCGCACAAGCTCAGCATCCTCAAGCGGGTGTTCAAGGTCTACGCGCCGCTGGCGTTGCTGCACTGGGGCGCGTGGTACGTGTTCCTGGGCTTTCATGCCGCCAATGGCGTCGCCACCTTACTGGGCACCAGCGTGCAATGGTCGGCGGACACCCTGGCGGTGATGCAGGTGATCGACATCGCGGTGGTGGTGATCATCGGGCCGAACGTGTTGCGCACCTTCTGCCTGCATTTCGTCAGTTCGAACATGCACTACTACGGTGACGTCGAGCCGGGCAACGTGATCCAGCAAACCCAGGTGCTCAACCCCTGGTGGCTGTGGCCGATGCAGGCGTTCTGCTTCAACTTCGGCAGCAGCCACGGGATTCATCACTTTGTGGTGAAGGAGCCGTTCTACATCCGCCAGATGACCGTGCCGGTGGCGCACAAGGTCATGCGCGAGATGGGCGTACGCTTCAATGATTTCGGCACGTTCGCCCGAGCCAATCGCTTCGTGCGCAAGGAAACTGCAGCCACTGAGGAGGCACGCACCGCCCAGGCTTGA
- a CDS encoding alpha/beta hydrolase, with amino-acid sequence MRNESIRYLIVPGWQGSPEDHWQSHWQNSLPNSARVEQADWLTPRREDWVAALAEAIAADSTPVILIAHSLGCITVAHWAATAPLHVLRQVRGALLVAPADVERPACAPALRNFAPIPNDLLPFPSQVVSSDNDSAVSAPRALELARQWGAEAGILSGAGHINVKSGHQRWEQGFAYLYRLQNRMEHHALRRA; translated from the coding sequence ATGCGCAACGAATCCATCCGTTACCTGATTGTGCCGGGCTGGCAAGGATCGCCAGAAGATCATTGGCAAAGCCATTGGCAGAACAGCTTGCCCAACAGTGCGCGGGTGGAACAGGCTGACTGGTTGACGCCGCGTCGCGAAGACTGGGTGGCGGCGCTGGCCGAGGCGATTGCCGCCGACAGCACGCCGGTGATCCTGATTGCCCACAGCCTCGGCTGCATCACGGTGGCGCATTGGGCCGCCACCGCCCCGCTGCATGTTCTGCGGCAGGTGCGCGGCGCCTTGCTGGTCGCCCCGGCGGACGTCGAGCGCCCGGCCTGCGCGCCGGCCTTGCGCAATTTTGCGCCGATCCCGAACGACCTCCTGCCGTTTCCCAGCCAGGTCGTCAGCTCCGATAACGACAGCGCCGTCAGCGCGCCACGGGCATTGGAACTGGCCCGTCAGTGGGGCGCCGAGGCGGGCATCCTGTCGGGTGCCGGGCACATCAATGTGAAGTCCGGTCATCAGCGTTGGGAGCAGGGGTTTGCCTACCTCTACCGCCTGCAGAACCGCATGGAACATCACGCGCTGCGTCGCGCTTGA
- a CDS encoding sigma 54-interacting transcriptional regulator, translated as MSVETFGQPLLTFPDAEKSPLSIRAKALVFVDPRSRQLREELEQLAPREVSVLIRGETGSGKELLARHIHRASDRGGLFVSVNCGAISPTYADAELFGYAAGSHNGSASSRAGWFGSANGGTLYLDEIGDLPLPIQIKLLAALENHEVTRVGATHPSPVDVRLVAATSIDLAQAVAAGKFHERLYHYLSEGQLELPALRERVGDILSLSEYFLGIYSQRLDLPVPLISEAAQRVLERHSWPGNTRELENVIHFALLVSTGDEILPEHLNLPELFSPLEQKLLHVLRHGTPAEQAALQKLIA; from the coding sequence ATGAGTGTTGAAACCTTCGGCCAGCCACTGCTGACCTTTCCCGATGCGGAAAAAAGCCCCCTGAGCATTCGCGCCAAAGCGCTGGTGTTCGTCGATCCGCGCTCGCGCCAGTTGCGCGAGGAACTGGAGCAATTGGCACCCCGCGAAGTCTCGGTGTTGATCCGTGGCGAAACCGGTAGCGGCAAGGAGTTGCTGGCCCGGCATATCCACCGGGCCAGTGATCGCGGCGGGTTGTTCGTGTCGGTCAATTGTGGGGCGATCAGCCCCACGTATGCCGATGCGGAACTGTTTGGGTATGCGGCCGGCAGCCACAACGGTTCGGCGAGCAGTCGCGCGGGCTGGTTTGGTTCGGCCAATGGCGGCACGCTTTACCTGGACGAGATCGGCGATTTGCCGCTGCCGATCCAGATCAAGCTGCTCGCGGCCCTGGAGAACCACGAAGTCACCCGCGTCGGCGCTACGCACCCGAGCCCGGTGGATGTGCGCCTGGTGGCCGCCACCAGCATCGACCTGGCCCAGGCGGTGGCTGCCGGCAAATTCCACGAACGGCTCTATCACTACCTCAGCGAAGGCCAGCTCGAACTGCCGGCGCTGCGCGAGCGGGTCGGCGACATCCTGTCGTTGTCCGAGTACTTCCTGGGCATCTACAGCCAGCGCCTGGATCTGCCGGTGCCGCTGATCAGCGAAGCCGCGCAGCGGGTGCTGGAACGCCACAGCTGGCCAGGCAACACCCGCGAGCTGGAAAACGTCATTCACTTTGCCTTGCTGGTGAGCACCGGCGACGAGATCCTGCCGGAGCACCTGAACCTGCCCGAGCTGTTTTCGCCGCTTGAGCAGAAGCTGTTGCACGTGCTGCGCCACGGAACGCCTGCCGAGCAGGCTGCGCTGCAAAAACTGATTGCGTAA
- a CDS encoding MetQ/NlpA family ABC transporter substrate-binding protein codes for MKKVLLFTALAAALTAGLAQAGEKLVVAATPIPHAEILELIKPTLAKEGVDLEIKVFTDYVQPNVQVDQKRLDANYFQTLPYLKSFNEGKGTHLETVIGVHVEPFGGYSKKVKTLAELKDGATIAIPNEGSNSGRALILLQKAGLIELKDPKNALATPKDIAKNPHNFKFKELESAMLPRVLDQVDLDMINTNYALEAGLNPAKDALVIEGADSPYVNFLVARPDNKDSAAIQKLAKALTSPEVKAFIEKKYSGAVLPAF; via the coding sequence ATGAAAAAGGTTCTGTTGTTCACCGCATTGGCGGCTGCCCTGACCGCGGGCCTGGCCCAGGCTGGCGAGAAACTGGTGGTTGCGGCGACCCCGATTCCACACGCCGAGATTCTCGAGCTGATCAAGCCAACCCTCGCCAAAGAAGGCGTGGACCTGGAAATCAAAGTGTTCACCGATTACGTTCAGCCGAACGTGCAGGTTGACCAGAAGCGCCTGGATGCCAACTACTTCCAGACCCTGCCTTACCTCAAGAGCTTCAACGAAGGTAAAGGCACCCACCTGGAAACCGTGATCGGCGTTCACGTCGAACCGTTCGGTGGCTACTCGAAGAAAGTCAAAACCCTGGCTGAGCTGAAAGACGGCGCAACCATCGCGATTCCTAACGAAGGTAGCAACAGCGGCCGTGCCCTGATCCTGCTGCAGAAGGCTGGCCTGATCGAGTTGAAAGACCCGAAAAACGCCCTGGCCACGCCAAAGGACATCGCCAAGAACCCGCACAACTTCAAGTTCAAGGAACTGGAATCGGCCATGCTGCCGCGTGTGCTGGACCAGGTCGACCTGGACATGATCAACACCAACTACGCGCTGGAAGCGGGCCTGAACCCGGCTAAAGACGCGCTGGTGATCGAAGGTGCCGATTCGCCTTACGTGAACTTCCTGGTGGCTCGCCCGGACAACAAGGACAGCGCCGCCATCCAGAAACTGGCCAAGGCCCTGACCAGCCCTGAAGTGAAAGCGTTCATCGAGAAGAAATACAGCGGCGCGGTACTGCCGGCGTTCTGA
- a CDS encoding amino acid ABC transporter permease yields the protein MDFDYAFILSTLPAFLKAVGVTLQVGLIAIGTSLLVALLNATILVFRTPYLQRLVGLYVELARNTPLLIQLFFVYFALPALGVKVSGFAAAIITMTFLGGAYLTEVLRAGVEAVPAAQLESGRSIGLSQVQLLRYVILPQAGILSLPSLFANFIFLLKETTVVSAVAVPEILYTTKSYIALYYKTYEMLAVLTLICVLLFLPLSLLLSRLERRLQHGQFGS from the coding sequence ATGGACTTCGATTACGCTTTTATCCTCAGCACCCTGCCGGCGTTTCTCAAGGCGGTGGGCGTGACCTTGCAAGTCGGCCTGATCGCCATCGGCACGTCTTTGCTGGTGGCCTTGCTCAACGCGACGATCCTGGTGTTTCGCACGCCTTATCTGCAACGCCTGGTCGGGCTGTACGTGGAGCTGGCGCGCAACACACCGCTGTTGATCCAGCTGTTCTTCGTGTACTTCGCGCTGCCGGCTTTGGGCGTCAAGGTTTCGGGTTTTGCCGCGGCGATCATCACCATGACCTTCCTGGGCGGTGCCTACCTCACCGAAGTGCTGCGCGCCGGGGTCGAGGCCGTACCGGCGGCGCAACTGGAATCGGGGCGTTCCATCGGCTTGTCCCAGGTGCAATTGCTGCGCTACGTGATCCTGCCGCAAGCCGGCATCCTCAGCCTGCCTTCGCTGTTCGCCAATTTCATTTTCCTGCTGAAGGAGACCACTGTGGTCTCGGCGGTGGCGGTGCCGGAGATTCTCTACACCACCAAAAGCTACATCGCGCTCTACTACAAAACCTACGAAATGCTCGCCGTGCTGACGCTGATCTGCGTGCTGTTGTTCTTGCCGCTGTCGCTGCTGCTCAGCCGTCTGGAAAGGAGGCTCCAGCATGGCCAGTTCGGGTCTTGA
- a CDS encoding amino acid ABC transporter permease: MASSGLELLWVSLPQLGKGAAQTLSISLLSIAFSTAGGVLYGVLRTLNSTWLNAILRVYLELFRAIPVLVWLYLLFFGLPIFFGLSIPSFWCAVLVLSLWGASEVGEVVRGALQSLPRGQREAGLSIGLGGAQLYGYVLLPQALKRMTPPTINVYTRIIKTSSLAVLIGVVDVIKVGQQIIERTYESVLIYGALFLFFFFICYPLSAASRVLERRWTQA; encoded by the coding sequence ATGGCCAGTTCGGGTCTTGAGTTGCTGTGGGTGTCGTTGCCGCAACTGGGCAAGGGCGCTGCGCAAACCCTGTCGATTTCCTTGTTGAGCATTGCCTTCAGCACCGCCGGCGGCGTGCTTTACGGTGTGTTGCGCACGCTCAACTCGACATGGCTGAACGCGATCCTGCGCGTCTACCTGGAACTGTTCCGGGCCATCCCGGTGCTGGTCTGGTTGTACCTGCTGTTTTTCGGCCTGCCGATTTTCTTTGGCCTGAGTATTCCGAGTTTCTGGTGCGCGGTACTGGTGCTGTCGTTGTGGGGGGCGAGCGAAGTCGGCGAGGTGGTGCGCGGTGCCTTGCAGTCGTTGCCGCGCGGGCAACGCGAGGCCGGGTTGTCGATCGGCCTGGGCGGCGCGCAGCTCTATGGTTACGTGTTGCTGCCCCAGGCGCTCAAACGCATGACGCCGCCGACCATCAACGTCTACACGCGGATCATCAAAACCAGTTCGCTGGCGGTGCTGATCGGCGTGGTGGACGTGATCAAGGTCGGCCAGCAGATCATCGAGCGCACCTACGAATCGGTGCTGATCTACGGCGCCCTGTTCCTGTTTTTCTTTTTCATCTGCTACCCGCTGTCGGCCGCGTCACGCGTGCTGGAGCGGCGCTGGACGCAAGCATGA